One part of the Mya arenaria isolate MELC-2E11 chromosome 3, ASM2691426v1 genome encodes these proteins:
- the LOC128229288 gene encoding transmembrane 6 superfamily member 1-like — protein MGLTGPVVVFLMSLVPFPLCFMLNAQPWTRDPGVILALGVGVLAAILLVSYIAVRRETKPDPILYVMSLFMFSSMVDLIIALESDGILGEFMTFYLKEGEPYLWTPYGTMINYWDGVVHYGLCLWILYCVAHRRNYRTAGLYWAGSIINSLLVLVPGSVLGTFGVKPAILLNLPYLFVPLWIAFRLLRQQRPDGGFEPTSKLTSIWQRPVDAIFVLYFLGAVGVDLFRGFIALGCKEPLMDEYLWDHEPNILNPLAYSKVQMLVYMFYFVPYYAAAAYSLLYPGTLAWLSDWALLVAGAAAQGQFSHIGGSLHPRTPPEFLVPTRPHSRQVFWLLNLALLLVPQAFACWTNMATAKRKRNLGKNK, from the exons ATGGGTTTGACTGGCCCGGTGGTGGTGTTCCTCATGTCGCTTGTGCCGTTCCCACTGTGTTTCATGTTGAACGCCCAACCCTGGACCCGTGACCCCGGGGTCATTTTGGCCCTAGGGGTCGGGGTGCTGGCCGCCATCTTGCTTGTCTCCTACATCGCTGTCAGACGGGAGACAAAACCAGATCCGATTCTCTATG TGATGAGCCTTTTCATGTTCAGCAGCATGGTGGACCTGATAATCGCCCTTGAGTCGGACGGCATCCTCGGGGAGTTTATGACCTTCTATCTCAAG GAAGGTGAGCCGTACCTGTGGACGCCATACGGTACAATGATCAACTACTGGGACGGTGTGGTCCACTACGGCCTCTGTCTCTGGATCCTTTATTGTGTGGCGCATAG GCGGAATTACCGTACCGCGGGTCTGTATTGGGCTGGGTCCATTATCAACAGTCTTCTCGTTCTGGTGCCCGGCAGTGTTCTAG GCACATTTGGTGTGAAGCCCGCAATTCTGCTTAACCTCCCCTACCTCTTCGTGCCCCTGTGGATAGCCTTTCGACTCTTAAGGCAGCAAAGACCAGACGGCGGCTTTGAACCG ACTAGTAAACTCACGAGTATATGGCAGCGACCAGTTGATGCCATCTTCGTCCTTTACTTTCTGGGTGCTGTCGGCGTGGACCTATTCAGGGGATTT ATCGCGTTGGGTTGCAAGGAGCCGCTAATGGACGAGTACTTGTGGGACCACGAGCCCAACATACTCAATCCGCTGGCATACTCCAAGGTCCAG ATGCTGGTGTACATGTTTTACTTCGTGCCTTACTACGCGGCTGCCGCATACAGTCTCCTCTATCCGGGAACGCTCGCCTGGCTCTCTGACTGGGCACTCCTCGTGGCCGGTGCAGCCGCTCAG GGTCAGTTTTCTCATATCGGCGGGTCGCTGCATCCCCGGACGCCGCCCGAGTTCCTCGTGCCGACGCGGCCACACTCCCGTCAAGTATTCTGGCTGCTCAACCTTGCCCTGCTACTCGTGCCTCAGGCCTTCGCGTGCTGGACAAACATGGCGACCGCCAAGAGGAAAAGAAATCTAGGCAAAAAcaaatag
- the LOC128229287 gene encoding tRNA (adenine(37)-N6)-methyltransferase-like — MCAMFALKPIGYIQTPFQFKNGTPRQPTVCSQARGTITIDKAVFNNPEHSLEGLEQYSHVWIFFIFHKNNNAHYKAKVAPPRLNGRRVGVFSTRSPYRPNNVGLTLAKIEQVKGSSVVVSGVDILDGTPVVDLKPYIPQYDCPDFRSQGADPQAGLVGTEVGGSACNVAGEDDISHVNNSDELLGNVPRKNASEKKSECSNELDTSTQCENSAIENSVHVVSPTDMADRALGESEQPTPTKDVKGNKRVETVDIDSEILKKRPHKNVVSKPGTVSANSVSSASWVTEAPVSKLTVWFIERAERQLQQFARTPRADSPDPFTLQHLGSPEEARTAIVNILQEDPRSTYRRKHCADSLYYFTVDALHLTCWFFDDCVEVLRVQPVAAVDKLRDKLT, encoded by the exons ATGTGCGCTATGTTTGCCCTGAAGCCGATTGGTTACATTCAGACACCATTCCAGTTTAAGAATGGTACGCCCCGGCAGCCAACGGTGTGCAGTCAAGCCCGAGGGACCATCACCATCGACAAGGCCGTCTTCAACAATCCCGAGCATTCCCTTGAGGGACTGGAACAGTACAGTCATGTCTG GATATTCTTCATATTccacaaaaacaacaacgcgCATTACAAGGCAAAGGTGGCGCCCCCGCGGCTGAATGGACGGAGGGTTGGCGTGTTCTCCACGCGATCCCCTTATAGGCCAAACAACGTGGGCCTCACACTGGCCAAAATCGAACAGGTCAAAG GTTCTAGTGTGGTAGTGTCGGGTGTGGACATCCTGGATGGGACGCCGGTGGTGGACCTGAAGCCCTACATTCCCCAGTATGACTGTCCCGATTTCCGGTCCCAGGGAGCGGACCCTCAAGCGGGCCTTGTCGGGACGGAAGTTGGAGGATCGGCTTGTAATGTGGCAGGCGAAGATGATATCTCACACGTGAACAATTCAGACGAGTTATTAGGTAATGTTCCTCGTAAAAATGCATCAGAAAAAAAGAGTGAGTGCAGTAATGAACTTGATACTTCAACGCAGTGTGAGAACAGTGCAATTGAAAATAGTGTTCATGTTGTCTCACCTACCGACATGGCAGACCGTGCACTAGGAGAATCTGAACAGCCGACGCCAACTAAAGATGTCAAAGGTAATAAACGTGTTGAAACTGTAGATATCGACAGCGAAATTCTAAAGAAAAGGCCTCACAAAAACGTTGTGAGCAAGCCCGGTACAGTTTCTGCCAATAGTGTGTCGTCTGCCAGTTGGGTAACGGAAGCCCCTGTATCAAAACTGACGGTGTGGTTCATCGAGCGCGCGGAGCGTCAGTTGCAGCAGTTCGCCAGAACGCCCAGGGCGGACAGTCCCGACCCCTTCACCCTGCAGCACTTGGGCAGCCCAGAGGAAGCCCGGACCGCCATCGTTAATATCCTGCAGGAGGACCCGCGGTCAACGTACCGTCGGAAGCATTGCGCGGACAGCCTGTACTACTTCACGGTGGACGCCCTCCACCTCACGTGCTGGTTCTTTGATGACTGTGTAGAGGTGCTCAGGGTTCAGCCTGTAGCAGCAGTGGACAAACTCAGGGATAAACTCACTTAG
- the LOC128225609 gene encoding forkhead box protein B1-like — MPRPGRNTYSDQKPPYSYIALTAMAISASREKMLPLSDIYKFIMDKFPFYRQNTQRWQNSLRHNLSFNDCFIKIPRRPDRPGKGSYWALHPYAGDMFENGSFLRRRKRFKLHQQRQRSLGMLAAQEDVNSLKGGLELGPYLHDNDRVRLQQLAASAATSGYLPFGHSPPQPVRPPYKQAFTIDNIIGSHDKACLPSDTDGLLSPPTRLPVSPLPGFASQFGPHNIPHSLMLSYRALRPNDAELISSLASTYGQVTGHNVMSAIDYFNSIRSLQQSQASLPLPVKPTALTTMNFINGQDVLARSQQSYLENHSVSADRVKPKPALGHSVDSLLKPTKDSFEPKIDDQEKVTDKNDTFANSIEIDVGS, encoded by the exons ATGCCGCGACCGGGACGTAACACATACAGCGACCAGAAGCCGCCGTACAGCTACATCGCGCTGACGGCCATGGCGATCTCAGCCTCCCGCGAGAAGATGTTGCCGTTGTCCGACATCTACAAATTCATCATGGACAAGTTTCCGTTCTATAG ACAAAACACCCAGCGATGGCAGAACTCTCTACGTCACAATCTGTCGTTCAACGattgtttcatcaaaatacCCCGGCGGCCTGACCGCCCCGGCAAGGGCAGCTACTGGGCGCTACATCCGTACGCCGGCGACATGTTTGAAAACGGTAGCTTCCTCCGTCGCCGGAAACGCTTCAAGCTTCATCAACAGAGGCAA AGAAGTCTAGGAATGTTGGCGGCCCAGGAGGATGTGAACAGCCTGAAGGGCGGCCTGGAGCTGGGGCCCTACCTGCACGATAACGATCGTGTCCGTCTCCAACAGCTCGCTGCATCCGCAGCCACTTCCGGTTATCTGCCGTTTGGCCACTCGCCGCCGCAACCAGTCCGTCCTCCATATAAACAGGCTTTTACTATTGATAACATCATCGGATCACATGACAAAGCATGTCTACCTTCTGATACCGACGGCCTCCTGTCCCCACCGACGAGACTTCCGGTGAGTCCACTGCCCGGTTTTGCCAGCCAGTTTGGCCCTCACaacatcccacacagtctgATGCTGTCCTATAGGGCACTGCGGCCAAATGATGCAGAGCTGATAAGCAGTCTGGCTTCTACGTACGGACAAGTGACGGGACACAATGTCATGTCAGCCATTGATTACTTTAACTCGATCAGGTCGTTACAACAGTCGCAAGCCAGTTTACCGTTGCCAGTGAAGCCGACAGCTTTAACAACCATGAATTTCATTAATGGGCAAGACGTTTTAGCAAGGAGCCAACAGTCATATTTAGAAAACCACAGTGTGTCAGCTGACAGAGTTAAACCAAAGCCAGCTCTTGGACACAGTGTGGACTCTTTACTTAAACCAACCAAAGACAGCTTTGAACCAAAGATTGATGATCAAGAAAAGGttactgacaaaaatgataCTTTCGCAAATTCAATAGAAATAGATGTGGGCAGTTAA